One genomic region from Hoeflea algicola encodes:
- a CDS encoding DegT/DnrJ/EryC1/StrS family aminotransferase: MTSTPLDPVRFVDLAAQQALIRDRVDAAIARVLDHGQYIMGPEVAELEKQLSAHCGAVHSIACSSGTDALAMVLMARNLRPGQAVFCPSFTFVATAEVVAWLGAHIWFVDVDAETFNMDPASLETAITAAREAGHEPVGVIPVDLFGIPADYDAVGKIASREGLWVLGDGAQSYGARYHNRRVGTLAMATATSFFPAKPLGAYGDGGAIFTDDAELAETLRSILFHGKGTSQYDNVRIGMTGRIDTMQAAILIEKLKIFDEEIEARNRIAARYSAQLGAHVTTPVVPNGLQSVWAQYTVKLPAGADRDAIQAQMKGEGVPTAVYYAKPLHKQDAYSHHGVAGDELPVTDMLSGCVLSLPMHPYLDEETQNRVTNALVSAL; this comes from the coding sequence ATGACATCCACGCCTCTCGACCCCGTTCGTTTTGTTGATCTTGCCGCGCAGCAAGCGCTCATCCGTGACCGCGTCGATGCGGCGATCGCGCGGGTTCTTGATCATGGGCAATACATCATGGGTCCCGAAGTGGCGGAGCTGGAAAAACAGTTGTCGGCCCATTGCGGCGCGGTGCATTCGATCGCCTGCTCGTCGGGCACGGATGCGCTGGCAATGGTGTTGATGGCCCGGAACCTCCGGCCCGGCCAGGCTGTGTTCTGCCCGTCATTTACCTTTGTCGCCACGGCCGAAGTGGTGGCCTGGCTCGGCGCGCATATCTGGTTTGTCGATGTTGACGCCGAAACCTTCAACATGGACCCGGCATCGCTGGAAACTGCAATTACTGCCGCCAGAGAGGCCGGGCACGAGCCGGTGGGGGTTATTCCGGTCGATCTGTTCGGAATTCCGGCCGATTACGACGCTGTCGGCAAGATCGCCAGCCGCGAAGGCCTTTGGGTTCTGGGCGACGGCGCGCAATCTTATGGCGCGCGCTATCACAACCGCCGCGTCGGCACGCTGGCGATGGCGACGGCCACCAGCTTCTTTCCGGCCAAGCCGCTGGGCGCCTATGGCGATGGCGGCGCGATCTTCACCGACGATGCCGAACTGGCCGAGACGCTGCGCTCGATCCTGTTTCACGGCAAGGGCACGAGCCAGTACGACAATGTGCGCATCGGCATGACCGGCCGCATCGACACGATGCAGGCGGCGATCCTGATCGAGAAACTCAAGATCTTCGACGAGGAAATTGAAGCGCGCAACCGCATCGCTGCGCGCTATTCGGCCCAGCTTGGCGCGCATGTCACCACCCCGGTGGTGCCAAACGGGCTGCAATCGGTCTGGGCGCAATATACGGTCAAGCTGCCCGCTGGCGCTGACCGCGACGCCATTCAGGCGCAGATGAAAGGCGAAGGCGTGCCGACGGCAGTCTATTACGCCAAGCCTCTGCACAAGCAGGACGCCTACAGCCATCATGGGGTGGCAGGGGACGAATTGCCGGTGACCGACATGCTGTCTGGTTGCGTGCTGAGCCTGCCGATGCATCCCTATCTCGACGAAGAAACCCAGAACCGGGTCACCAACGCGCTTGTCTCCGCCCTATAA
- the ppdK gene encoding pyruvate, phosphate dikinase, translated as MTKWVYSFGDGQAEGSAADRNLLGGKGANLAEMCNLGLPVPPGLTITADACVWYYDHDRKLPDGLEQAVADALVNVGKIAGRTFGDPEKPLLLSVRSGARASMPGMMDTVLNLGLNDETVNAVARDSGDERFAYDSYRRFIQMYANVVMGLDHEVFEEILEDEKARLGHELDTDVSAGEWREIIARYMATIVEELGVPFPQDPHQQLWGAISAVFASWMNARAITYRQLHDIPASWGTAVNVQAMVFGNLGDHSATGVAFTRNPSTGANELYGEFLVNAQGEDVVAGIRTPQSITEAARIEAGSDRPSLEKLMPEAFAEFLAICNRLEHHYRDMQDLEFTIERGKLWMLQTRSGKRTAKAALKIAVDMAADGLITREEAVIRIDPASLDQLLHPTIDPHAARDIIASGLPASPGAATGEIVFTSEEAVEAAKTGRKVILVRVETSPEDIHGMHAAEGILTSRGGMTSHAAVVARGMGTPCVSGAGGLRIDSRNQTLVALGVTLKAGDVITLDGSTGQVLKGEVAMLQPELSGDFGQIMEWADATRRMKVRTNAETPADARAARSFGAEGIGLCRTEHMFFDGDRITAMREMILADAEAGRRAALAKLLPMQRSDFIELFEIMKGLPVTIRLLDPPLHEFLPKTEEEIAEVAAVIGVTADKLGQRVDELHEFNPMLGHRGCRLAISYPEIAEMQARAIFEAAVAAAKSTGAPVVPEIMVPLVGLREELDFVKARIDAVAQEVISESGVELEYLVGTMIELPRAAIRAHAIAEVAEFFSFGTNDLTQTTFGISRDDASSFLMTYQQKGIIETDPFVTIDIDGVGELVRIASEKGRATRPDIKLGICGEHGGDPASVRFCDSIGLDYVSCSPFRVPIARLAAAQAAIAKKV; from the coding sequence ATGACGAAGTGGGTCTATAGTTTTGGTGACGGGCAGGCGGAAGGCTCGGCTGCGGACCGCAATCTCTTGGGAGGAAAGGGCGCCAATCTCGCCGAGATGTGCAACCTCGGCCTGCCGGTGCCACCAGGACTGACCATCACCGCCGACGCCTGCGTCTGGTATTATGACCATGACCGCAAATTGCCTGATGGCCTAGAGCAGGCGGTTGCCGACGCCCTGGTCAATGTCGGTAAAATCGCCGGCCGCACATTTGGCGACCCCGAAAAGCCGCTCCTCTTGTCGGTGCGCTCGGGTGCCCGCGCCTCGATGCCCGGTATGATGGACACGGTGCTCAATCTCGGCCTCAACGACGAAACAGTTAATGCGGTGGCGCGCGATTCGGGCGACGAACGCTTTGCCTATGACAGCTACCGCCGCTTCATCCAGATGTATGCCAATGTGGTGATGGGGCTCGATCACGAAGTTTTCGAGGAAATTCTCGAAGACGAGAAGGCCAGGCTCGGCCATGAGCTCGACACCGATGTGTCTGCTGGCGAATGGCGCGAGATCATCGCCCGCTACATGGCGACCATCGTCGAGGAACTCGGCGTGCCGTTTCCGCAGGATCCGCACCAGCAATTGTGGGGCGCCATCAGCGCGGTGTTTGCCAGCTGGATGAACGCCCGCGCCATCACCTACCGGCAACTTCACGATATCCCGGCGTCCTGGGGCACCGCAGTCAATGTTCAGGCCATGGTGTTTGGCAATCTCGGCGATCACTCCGCCACCGGCGTTGCGTTTACCCGCAATCCCTCCACCGGCGCCAACGAGCTGTATGGCGAGTTTCTGGTCAACGCCCAGGGCGAGGACGTTGTCGCCGGCATCCGTACGCCGCAATCGATCACCGAAGCGGCGCGGATCGAGGCTGGCTCCGACCGGCCTTCGCTGGAAAAGCTGATGCCCGAGGCGTTTGCTGAATTTCTCGCCATCTGCAACCGGCTCGAGCACCATTACCGCGATATGCAGGATCTCGAATTCACCATCGAGCGCGGCAAGCTGTGGATGCTGCAAACCCGCTCGGGCAAGCGCACCGCCAAGGCGGCACTGAAGATTGCCGTCGACATGGCTGCAGATGGACTGATCACCCGCGAGGAAGCCGTCATCCGGATCGACCCGGCCTCGCTTGACCAGTTGTTGCACCCGACCATCGATCCGCACGCCGCACGCGATATCATCGCCTCGGGCCTGCCGGCTTCGCCGGGGGCTGCGACCGGCGAGATCGTCTTTACCTCCGAAGAGGCGGTGGAAGCCGCAAAGACCGGCCGCAAGGTCATTCTCGTGCGGGTGGAAACCAGCCCCGAAGATATCCATGGCATGCATGCCGCCGAAGGCATCCTGACATCACGCGGGGGCATGACCAGCCACGCCGCCGTTGTTGCCCGCGGCATGGGCACGCCGTGCGTCTCCGGCGCCGGAGGCCTGCGCATCGACAGTCGCAACCAGACCCTGGTGGCGCTTGGCGTCACCCTGAAGGCGGGTGATGTGATCACGCTCGATGGTTCCACCGGCCAGGTGCTGAAGGGCGAGGTTGCCATGCTGCAGCCCGAGCTTTCTGGTGATTTTGGCCAGATCATGGAATGGGCCGACGCCACCCGCCGCATGAAGGTGCGCACCAATGCCGAAACCCCGGCCGACGCCCGTGCCGCGCGCTCGTTCGGCGCCGAAGGCATCGGCCTGTGTCGCACCGAGCACATGTTCTTTGACGGTGATCGCATCACAGCCATGCGTGAAATGATCCTGGCCGACGCCGAAGCCGGTCGCCGCGCAGCTCTTGCCAAATTGCTGCCGATGCAACGCTCGGATTTCATTGAGCTGTTCGAGATCATGAAGGGCCTGCCGGTCACCATCCGGCTGCTTGATCCGCCGCTGCACGAATTCTTGCCCAAGACCGAGGAAGAAATCGCCGAAGTGGCCGCCGTCATCGGTGTGACGGCAGACAAGCTCGGCCAGCGTGTTGATGAACTGCATGAATTCAATCCGATGCTCGGCCATCGTGGCTGCCGACTGGCCATTTCCTATCCGGAAATCGCCGAAATGCAGGCCCGCGCCATTTTTGAGGCCGCCGTCGCCGCGGCCAAGTCAACCGGCGCACCGGTGGTGCCTGAAATCATGGTGCCGCTGGTTGGGCTGCGTGAAGAGCTCGATTTCGTCAAGGCGCGGATCGATGCGGTGGCGCAGGAAGTCATCTCCGAGTCCGGTGTTGAGCTCGAATATCTGGTCGGCACCATGATCGAATTGCCGCGCGCTGCCATTCGTGCCCACGCGATTGCCGAGGTTGCGGAGTTCTTCTCCTTCGGCACCAACGACCTGACCCAGACCACCTTCGGCATCTCCCGCGACGATGCGTCTTCCTTCCTGATGACCTATCAGCAGAAGGGAATCATCGAGACTGATCCCTTCGTCACCATCGACATCGATGGCGTAGGCGAACTGGTGCGGATCGCGTCGGAAAAGGGCAGGGCAACCCGCCCGGACATCAAGCTCGGCATCTGCGGCGAGCATGGCGGCGATCCGGCATCGGTACGGTTCTGCGATTCCATTGGCCTCGACTATGTCAGTTGCTCGCCGTTCCGGGTGCCGATTGCCCGCTTGGCAGCAGCCCAGGCCGCCATCGCCAAGAAGGTCTGA
- the smc gene encoding chromosome segregation protein SMC codes for MKFTKLRVLGFKSFVEPSEFVIERGLTGVVGPNGCGKSNLVEAMRWVMGENSYKNMRASGMDDVIFSGSGNRPARNTAEVGLYLDNSDRTAPAAFNDSDEIQVTRRIERESGSVYRINGKEARAKDVQLLFADASTGARSPSMVGQGRIGELIQAKPQARRQLLEEAAGISGLYSRRHEAELRLRAAETNLERLDDVTSELESQIESLKRQARQANRFKILSAEVRQAEATLLHLRWSLAKAQEGEAESALAQATSKVAELAQAQIKAAKNQAVAAHKLPELRDSEAAAAAALQRLQIARTQLDEEADRIERRRAELDRRLAQLKADIEREERLIADNAGVMARLSAEEAELRAALEGSGARSAELKASFLAAQAKLAESETSLGVVTAERAEAAAERTQLERVLRETGERKARLERQIASQDADLASIAERIAGLPDPVAKRAETESAEQALASAEAALAKIETALETAREAEAAARQPVTEAKARLNAIETEAKTIARMLNAGQGAELFPPVVEKIKVDRGYETALGAALGDDLDLPLDPAAPAHWAGIAPDSQDPHLPDGVTPLSTHVRAPSQLERRLAQIGLVADIEHGHALHASLKPGQRLVTRDGALFRWDGYVASADAPTPAAMRLEQKNRLAELDAEAVEATRVLRQAEEALRASEEQVAALVGEGRTARDLIRDASRNLSRARDELANAERASGELSNRRAVLTESRAQIGAQLSETEQALEQAAAALKACPDLAGLDAALTQVNAEVATDRGAVAEARAAHEGLERENAARVNRLEAIAAERAAWTDRAANAESHLAGLHARFDEATTEATGMAEAPDEIAVRRRQLMHQLSESEKRRQEAADTLALAETRSREADKIATEAIGHLSQGREARGRAEERLMAARERREEGEARIREALNCEPHHAMRQTGLAADAPIPDSAVIERNLERLKIERERLGAVNLRAEEEQTDLSNRLETIITEREDIIDAIKKLRAGIQGLNKEGRERLLLAFDVVNSQFQRLFTHLFGGGTAELQLIESDDPLEAGLEILARPPGKKPQTMTLLSGGEQALTAMALIFAVFLTNPAPICVLDEVDAPLDDHNVERFCNLMDEMAASTETRFVIITHNPITMARMNRLFGVTMSEQGVSQLVSVDLQTAEQLRDAG; via the coding sequence ATGAAGTTTACCAAGCTACGTGTTCTGGGCTTCAAGTCCTTCGTCGAGCCGTCCGAATTCGTCATCGAGCGCGGGTTGACCGGCGTGGTTGGCCCCAATGGCTGCGGCAAGTCCAATCTTGTCGAAGCCATGCGCTGGGTGATGGGCGAGAATTCCTACAAGAACATGCGCGCATCCGGGATGGACGATGTTATCTTCTCGGGCTCGGGCAATCGCCCGGCGCGCAACACCGCCGAAGTCGGCCTCTATCTCGATAATTCCGACCGTACCGCACCCGCTGCCTTCAACGATTCCGACGAGATACAGGTCACCCGACGGATCGAGCGTGAATCCGGTTCGGTTTACCGCATCAATGGCAAGGAAGCCCGCGCCAAGGATGTGCAGCTGCTGTTTGCCGATGCATCGACCGGCGCGCGCTCGCCGTCAATGGTCGGACAGGGCCGTATCGGTGAACTGATCCAGGCCAAGCCGCAAGCGCGGCGGCAATTGCTCGAAGAAGCGGCCGGCATTTCCGGTCTGTATTCGCGCCGTCACGAGGCCGAATTGCGGTTGCGTGCCGCCGAGACCAATCTCGAGCGGCTCGACGACGTCACCTCCGAGCTTGAATCCCAGATCGAAAGCCTCAAGCGCCAGGCGCGGCAGGCCAACCGCTTCAAGATCCTCTCTGCTGAAGTGCGTCAGGCCGAAGCGACGCTGCTGCATCTGCGCTGGTCGTTGGCCAAGGCCCAGGAAGGCGAAGCCGAGAGTGCGCTGGCACAGGCAACCTCAAAGGTCGCCGAACTTGCCCAGGCGCAGATAAAGGCCGCCAAAAACCAGGCGGTCGCCGCCCACAAGCTGCCGGAACTGCGTGACAGCGAAGCCGCTGCTGCCGCAGCGCTACAGCGGCTGCAGATCGCCCGCACCCAGCTTGACGAGGAAGCCGATCGCATCGAGCGCCGCCGTGCCGAGCTTGACCGGCGACTGGCGCAACTCAAGGCCGACATCGAACGCGAGGAGCGGCTGATAGCCGACAATGCCGGGGTCATGGCGCGGCTGTCGGCGGAAGAAGCCGAATTGCGCGCGGCACTCGAAGGCAGTGGCGCCCGCTCCGCTGAACTCAAGGCCAGTTTCCTGGCGGCCCAGGCAAAGCTCGCCGAAAGCGAAACTTCGCTTGGCGTTGTCACCGCCGAGCGGGCCGAAGCCGCAGCCGAACGCACCCAGCTTGAACGGGTGCTGCGCGAGACCGGTGAACGCAAGGCAAGGCTCGAACGCCAGATCGCCAGCCAGGATGCCGATCTCGCCTCCATTGCCGAGCGGATCGCCGGGTTGCCCGACCCGGTCGCCAAGCGCGCTGAAACGGAAAGTGCCGAACAGGCGCTGGCTTCGGCCGAGGCCGCGCTTGCGAAAATCGAAACCGCGCTTGAAACTGCCCGCGAGGCCGAAGCCGCTGCGCGCCAACCGGTCACCGAGGCCAAGGCCCGGCTCAATGCGATCGAGACCGAAGCCAAGACCATTGCTCGCATGCTCAATGCTGGCCAAGGGGCGGAACTGTTTCCGCCGGTGGTCGAGAAGATCAAGGTCGATCGCGGTTATGAAACAGCGCTTGGTGCAGCGCTCGGCGACGATCTCGATCTGCCGCTTGATCCGGCTGCACCAGCGCATTGGGCAGGCATCGCGCCTGACAGCCAGGACCCGCACTTGCCTGACGGCGTGACGCCGCTGTCAACTCATGTCCGCGCCCCGTCGCAGCTTGAGCGCCGTCTCGCCCAGATCGGACTTGTCGCCGATATTGAGCACGGCCATGCGCTGCATGCGTCACTCAAGCCGGGCCAGCGGCTGGTGACCCGCGACGGCGCTTTGTTCCGTTGGGATGGCTATGTGGCTTCCGCCGACGCTCCGACGCCGGCGGCGATGCGGCTCGAGCAGAAAAACCGTCTTGCCGAACTCGACGCCGAGGCTGTCGAAGCAACCAGAGTCCTTCGACAGGCCGAGGAGGCATTGCGGGCAAGCGAAGAACAGGTTGCCGCCCTGGTTGGCGAGGGCCGCACAGCTCGTGACCTGATCCGCGACGCCAGCCGCAACCTCTCTCGGGCCCGCGATGAACTGGCCAACGCCGAGCGCGCCTCGGGCGAATTATCCAATCGCCGCGCGGTGCTGACTGAATCGCGCGCCCAGATCGGCGCGCAGCTTTCGGAAACCGAACAAGCTCTGGAGCAGGCGGCCGCCGCGCTCAAGGCCTGCCCGGATCTCGCCGGCCTTGATGCGGCGCTGACCCAGGTCAATGCCGAGGTTGCCACCGACCGTGGCGCGGTAGCCGAGGCCCGTGCCGCCCATGAAGGGCTGGAGCGCGAAAACGCCGCTCGCGTCAACCGGCTTGAGGCGATTGCCGCAGAACGCGCCGCCTGGACCGACCGCGCCGCCAATGCGGAAAGCCATCTTGCCGGCCTTCATGCCCGCTTCGATGAGGCGACAACCGAGGCCACCGGCATGGCCGAAGCGCCCGATGAAATCGCCGTGCGCCGCCGACAACTGATGCACCAACTGTCGGAATCGGAAAAACGCCGGCAGGAAGCCGCCGACACGCTGGCGCTGGCGGAAACCCGCTCACGCGAGGCTGACAAGATCGCCACCGAGGCGATCGGTCATCTGTCGCAGGGGCGCGAGGCAAGGGGCCGCGCCGAGGAACGGCTGATGGCAGCCAGGGAGCGCCGTGAAGAGGGCGAAGCGCGCATCCGCGAAGCGCTCAATTGCGAGCCGCACCACGCGATGCGCCAGACCGGCCTCGCCGCCGACGCGCCGATACCCGATTCTGCCGTCATCGAGCGTAATCTCGAACGGCTCAAGATCGAGCGCGAAAGGCTCGGCGCCGTCAATCTGCGTGCCGAGGAAGAGCAGACCGATCTCTCCAACCGGCTCGAAACCATTATCACCGAGCGCGAAGACATCATCGACGCGATCAAGAAATTGCGTGCGGGCATCCAGGGCCTCAACAAGGAAGGCCGGGAACGGCTGCTGTTGGCGTTTGACGTGGTCAATTCCCAGTTCCAGCGGCTGTTTACCCATCTCTTCGGCGGCGGTACGGCAGAACTGCAACTGATCGAATCCGACGATCCGCTGGAAGCCGGTCTGGAAATCCTTGCCCGCCCGCCCGGCAAGAAACCGCAGACCATGACGCTGCTGTCAGGCGGCGAGCAGGCGCTTACCGCCATGGCGCTGATTTTCGCGGTGTTTTTGACCAACCCGGCGCCAATCTGCGTGCTCGACGAGGTCGACGCGCCGCTCGACGATCACAATGTCGAGCGCTTCTGCAACCTGATGGACGAGATGGCGGCGTCCACCGAGACCCGCTTTGTCATCATCACCCACAACCCGATCACCATGGCGCGGATGAACCGCCTGTTTGGCGTCACAATGTCTGAACAGGGTGTCAGCCAACTGGTCTCGGTGGATTTGCAGACCGCCGAGCAATTGCGCGACGCAGGCTAA